One Streptomyces coeruleorubidus DNA segment encodes these proteins:
- the rdgB gene encoding RdgB/HAM1 family non-canonical purine NTP pyrophosphatase, translating into MTRLILATRNAGKITELRAILAEAGLPHELVGADAYPDIPDVKETGVTFAENALLKAHALAQATGLPAVADDSGLCVDVLNGAPGIFSARWSGRHGDDKANLDLLLAQLSDITDEHRGAHFACAAALALPDGTERVVEGRLRGVLRHEPTGSGGFGYDPILQPDGETRTCAELTPQEKNAISHRGQAFRALVPVVRELLG; encoded by the coding sequence GCCGAAGCCGGGCTGCCCCACGAACTCGTCGGCGCCGACGCCTACCCGGACATCCCCGACGTCAAGGAAACGGGCGTCACCTTCGCGGAGAACGCGCTGCTGAAGGCCCACGCCCTCGCCCAGGCGACGGGCCTGCCCGCGGTCGCCGACGACTCCGGCCTCTGCGTCGACGTCCTCAACGGCGCCCCCGGCATCTTCTCCGCCCGCTGGTCCGGCCGCCACGGCGACGACAAGGCCAACCTCGACCTGCTCCTCGCCCAGCTCTCGGACATCACCGACGAACACCGCGGCGCCCACTTCGCCTGCGCGGCGGCGCTGGCCCTGCCGGACGGCACGGAGCGGGTGGTGGAAGGCCGGCTGCGGGGCGTCCTGCGCCACGAGCCGACGGGATCGGGGGGCTTCGGCTACGACCCGATCCTCCAGCCGGACGGGGAGACGCGGACCTGCGCGGAGCTGACCCCGCAGGAGAAGAACGCGATCAGCCATCGGGGGCAGGCGTTTCGGGCGTTGGTGCCGGTGGTGCGGGAGCTGTTGGGCTGA